In Arthrobacter sp. CDRTa11, one DNA window encodes the following:
- a CDS encoding MaoC family dehydratase: MTTAQPTPQPVILGEMPSLSKLYVNAAAQAARRRVLGANNGSSLPDASHEVRGVMADVGNLTAYQHLIGETASDVLPAGYIHALAFPVAISVMNRDDFPLPVLGMIHLSNYVEQRSPVTFTEPLDITARVANLRGHRAGTQLDVVAEVRRTGASEVRWTGVSTYLAKGVFLPGIDKPSPSSVPAEFRPPDPTALWHLGVDTGRSYAAVSGDFNPIHLSVLSAKALGMRRSIAHGMYLASRALADVGAVKGDSFSWSIEFEAPVFLPGRVGLHITSVEAAEGAWKRSEFVAWNPRSGRRHFSGAVAGL, encoded by the coding sequence ATGACCACGGCTCAGCCAACGCCTCAACCCGTCATTCTTGGCGAGATGCCCTCGCTCTCCAAGCTCTACGTGAACGCGGCCGCCCAGGCGGCCCGCCGCCGGGTACTGGGAGCAAACAACGGCTCCAGCCTCCCGGACGCCAGCCATGAAGTGCGCGGCGTCATGGCCGACGTCGGCAACCTCACCGCTTACCAGCACCTCATCGGGGAAACAGCCAGCGACGTCCTGCCGGCCGGCTACATCCATGCCCTCGCCTTCCCGGTGGCCATCAGCGTGATGAACCGGGACGACTTCCCGCTGCCCGTCCTGGGCATGATCCATTTGAGCAACTACGTGGAGCAGCGTTCGCCAGTCACGTTCACTGAGCCGCTGGACATTACGGCACGGGTGGCGAACCTGCGCGGACACCGCGCAGGGACACAGCTGGATGTTGTTGCGGAGGTGCGCCGTACTGGCGCCTCGGAGGTCCGCTGGACCGGTGTCTCCACGTACCTTGCCAAGGGCGTGTTCCTGCCCGGAATCGACAAGCCGTCCCCATCCAGCGTCCCCGCGGAGTTCAGGCCACCGGACCCCACTGCGCTCTGGCACCTGGGCGTGGACACGGGGAGATCCTATGCTGCCGTTTCCGGGGATTTTAACCCCATCCACCTCAGCGTCCTCTCGGCTAAGGCATTGGGAATGCGCCGCTCCATCGCCCATGGGATGTACCTCGCCTCAAGGGCACTCGCCGACGTCGGGGCAGTCAAGGGCGATTCCTTCAGCTGGAGCATCGAGTTTGAGGCGCCGGTGTTCCTGCCGGGCCGCGTCGGCCTGCACATCACTTCTGTGGAGGCCGCTGAGGGGGCATGGAAACGGTCGGAGTTCGTAGCCTGGAACCCCCGGTCCGGACGCCGGCACTTCAGCGGCGCTGTGGCAGGGCTCTAA
- a CDS encoding acyl-CoA dehydrogenase, which yields MTELVDRPAGRGSRPAAATPGDGKPAQGQPAVDVAGLGRLLLGRWAEIRLQARDLAARPELHKTEGLPHTEHRIRTFGQLKYLVENEAVHRAFPTALGGSDDHGGNIAGFEELVTADPSLQIKAGVQWGLFGSAVMHLGTEEHHAKWLPGIMNLDIPGCFAMTETGHGSDVASIATTATYHPGTQEFVVHTPFRAAWKDYIGNAAIDGLGAVVFAQLVTQGVNHGVHAFYVDLRDPQTKEFLPGIGGEDDGVKGGLNGIDNGRLHFTNVRIPRSNLLNRYGNVDVDGTYSSPIASPGRRFFTMLGTLVQGRVSLDGAAVAASKIALTAAIRYATERRQFNASSHTEEEVLLDYQRHQRRLFTRLATTYAAGFAHEQLLQKFDDVFSGAHDTDEDRQDLETLAAALKPLSTWHALDTLQECREACGGAGFLIENRFASLRADLDVYATFEGDNTVLLQLVAKRLLADYAKEFRNVDFGVLARYVVGQATGVALHRTGLRQVAQFVADTGSVQKAALALRDEEGQRALLTDRVQTMVADVGAALNGANRLPHDKGAALFNKHQNELIEAAQAHAELLQWEAFTEALKDIADPGTKTVLTWLRDLFGLSLIEKNLAWYLMNGRLSMQRGRTVGEYINRLLVKIRPHALDLVEAFGYSQDHIRAAVATGAEKTRQDEARAYFRSQRASGQAPVDEKVLLARTSGAARGQSGA from the coding sequence ATGACCGAACTAGTGGACCGACCCGCCGGCAGGGGATCCCGGCCTGCCGCCGCCACCCCGGGGGACGGTAAGCCGGCTCAAGGACAGCCAGCCGTGGACGTTGCAGGCCTTGGCCGGCTGCTCCTGGGCCGATGGGCTGAGATCCGTCTGCAGGCGCGGGACCTGGCCGCCCGTCCGGAGCTGCACAAGACCGAGGGCCTGCCCCACACCGAACATCGGATCCGAACGTTCGGCCAGTTGAAGTACCTCGTGGAGAATGAAGCCGTTCACCGTGCCTTTCCCACAGCGCTGGGCGGCTCTGACGACCATGGGGGCAACATCGCGGGCTTCGAGGAGCTGGTGACCGCTGATCCGTCCCTGCAGATCAAAGCCGGCGTCCAATGGGGCCTTTTTGGTTCGGCGGTGATGCACCTTGGCACTGAGGAACACCATGCCAAGTGGCTCCCGGGAATCATGAATCTTGATATTCCCGGCTGCTTTGCAATGACGGAAACAGGCCACGGCTCCGACGTCGCCAGCATTGCCACAACAGCCACGTACCACCCCGGAACCCAGGAATTCGTGGTCCATACGCCGTTCCGTGCCGCATGGAAGGACTACATCGGCAACGCTGCCATCGATGGACTCGGCGCAGTGGTCTTTGCGCAGCTGGTCACCCAAGGTGTCAACCACGGAGTGCATGCCTTCTACGTGGACCTGCGCGATCCTCAGACCAAAGAGTTCCTGCCCGGCATCGGCGGCGAGGACGACGGCGTGAAGGGCGGCCTTAACGGCATCGACAACGGCCGGCTGCATTTCACCAACGTCCGCATCCCGCGGTCCAATCTTCTCAACCGGTACGGCAATGTGGATGTTGACGGCACCTACAGCTCGCCCATTGCCAGCCCCGGCCGCCGTTTCTTCACGATGCTGGGGACCCTGGTCCAGGGACGGGTGTCACTTGATGGTGCGGCAGTGGCCGCGTCCAAGATCGCCCTCACCGCTGCCATCCGCTACGCCACGGAACGGCGCCAGTTCAACGCCTCGTCCCACACGGAGGAGGAAGTACTTCTCGACTACCAGCGGCACCAGCGCCGGCTCTTCACGCGGCTGGCCACCACCTACGCCGCGGGCTTTGCCCATGAGCAGCTGCTCCAGAAGTTCGACGACGTGTTTTCCGGCGCCCACGACACCGACGAAGACCGGCAGGATCTTGAAACCCTTGCTGCGGCCCTGAAGCCGCTCAGCACCTGGCATGCCCTCGATACACTGCAGGAGTGCCGCGAAGCCTGCGGCGGCGCAGGCTTCCTGATCGAAAACCGCTTCGCTTCCCTGCGGGCGGACCTGGACGTCTATGCCACGTTCGAAGGTGACAACACGGTGCTGCTTCAGCTCGTGGCCAAGCGGCTCCTGGCCGACTACGCCAAAGAGTTCAGGAATGTGGATTTTGGCGTCCTGGCCCGCTACGTTGTGGGCCAGGCGACGGGCGTGGCCCTCCACCGCACCGGGCTGCGGCAGGTGGCCCAGTTTGTGGCCGATACGGGATCAGTGCAAAAGGCCGCCCTCGCCTTGAGGGACGAAGAAGGCCAGCGGGCCCTGCTGACGGACCGGGTCCAGACGATGGTGGCGGACGTGGGTGCCGCCCTCAACGGAGCCAACCGGCTGCCCCACGACAAAGGGGCCGCACTCTTCAACAAGCACCAGAACGAGCTGATCGAGGCCGCGCAGGCCCACGCTGAGCTGCTGCAGTGGGAGGCCTTCACGGAGGCGCTGAAGGACATCGCGGATCCGGGCACCAAGACAGTGCTGACGTGGTTGCGTGACCTCTTTGGACTTTCCCTGATTGAGAAGAACCTGGCCTGGTACCTCATGAACGGCAGGCTGTCCATGCAGCGCGGGCGCACCGTGGGCGAGTACATCAACCGGCTCCTGGTGAAGATCCGTCCACACGCCCTCGATCTTGTGGAGGCGTTCGGCTACAGCCAGGACCACATCCGCGCGGCGGTCGCCACCGGTGCAGAAAAGACCCGGCAGGATGAGGCTCGCGCGTATTTCAGGAGCCAACGGGCCAGCGGCCAGGCCCCGGTGGACGAGAAAGTGCTGCTTGCCCGCACCTCCGGGGCAGCCAGGGGCCAGTCCGGAGCCTGA
- a CDS encoding 3-oxoacyl-ACP reductase yields the protein MTDTYTQLVSHGPGRKVARKLGLPQPALLRRYQPGQPLITGPILVQGTTNGADELAAVLLSWDLDVRRHAVPREKLGAIILVLDDVARPEDLERPVLAAASSLRDLAPSARFVTVSRPASEAGTPSEAAARQGVDGFLRSLAKELRAGATANGILLAGETTAASPGSVAALGFFLSGRSAFVDGQFLTVTTTAGQLPADVERPLAGKVAVVTGAARGIGAAIARTLHRDGATLVLVDIPAAGDHLATVANEVRGTALQLDISRDDAGQRIIEHAVQRHGHLDIVVHNAGITRDKLLANMDHSRWSSVINVNIAAQLRINEALLAAEIFNGSPRIVSVASTSGIAGNRGQTNYAASKGGVMGMVRSTAPLMAAKGGTINAVAPGFIETEMTARIPFAMRELGRRLNSLQQGGEPTDVAEAIAFLASDAAGGINGEVLRVCGQHMVGA from the coding sequence ATGACAGACACATACACCCAACTGGTCAGCCACGGACCGGGCAGGAAGGTCGCCCGGAAGCTCGGCCTTCCCCAGCCGGCGCTGCTGCGCAGGTACCAGCCGGGCCAGCCGCTCATTACCGGACCCATCCTGGTGCAGGGGACAACAAACGGCGCGGACGAGTTGGCCGCCGTCCTGCTCTCCTGGGACCTGGATGTCCGGCGCCACGCGGTGCCCCGCGAAAAACTTGGTGCCATCATTCTTGTCCTGGACGATGTGGCCAGGCCCGAGGACCTCGAAAGACCGGTCCTGGCAGCCGCATCCTCGCTGCGGGACCTCGCCCCGAGCGCCCGCTTCGTCACCGTTTCCCGCCCTGCCAGTGAGGCAGGAACACCTTCCGAGGCGGCGGCCCGCCAGGGGGTTGACGGTTTCCTGCGTTCGCTCGCAAAGGAACTCCGTGCCGGTGCCACGGCCAACGGGATCCTGCTCGCCGGCGAAACAACCGCTGCCAGCCCCGGCAGCGTGGCTGCCCTGGGGTTTTTCCTCTCCGGCCGCTCCGCCTTTGTGGACGGCCAGTTCCTGACGGTTACGACGACGGCGGGCCAACTCCCTGCCGACGTTGAAAGGCCGCTTGCCGGCAAGGTCGCCGTGGTCACCGGTGCAGCGCGTGGAATAGGCGCAGCCATAGCCAGGACCCTCCACCGGGACGGCGCCACACTGGTCCTGGTTGACATACCGGCAGCGGGTGACCATCTGGCAACGGTGGCCAACGAGGTCCGTGGCACTGCCCTTCAGCTGGACATCAGCAGGGATGACGCCGGGCAGCGGATCATCGAGCACGCCGTGCAACGCCACGGGCACCTGGACATAGTGGTCCACAACGCCGGCATTACCAGGGACAAACTGCTGGCCAACATGGATCATTCCCGCTGGAGTTCGGTGATCAACGTCAACATCGCCGCCCAACTGCGGATCAACGAAGCCTTGCTCGCCGCGGAAATCTTCAATGGGTCACCAAGGATTGTGTCGGTGGCGTCAACCAGCGGAATAGCAGGGAACAGGGGGCAGACGAACTATGCGGCATCCAAGGGCGGGGTCATGGGAATGGTTCGTTCCACCGCCCCGCTCATGGCAGCCAAAGGAGGCACAATCAACGCCGTTGCGCCAGGTTTTATCGAAACGGAGATGACAGCCCGCATCCCCTTCGCCATGAGGGAACTGGGCCGGCGGCTCAACTCCCTCCAGCAAGGCGGCGAGCCGACAGACGTCGCCGAGGCCATCGCCTTCCTCGCCAGTGATGCAGCAGGGGGCATCAACGGGGAAGTGCTGCGGGTCTGCGGACAGCACATGGTGGGGGCATGA
- a CDS encoding TetR/AcrR family transcriptional regulator: protein MNKLLPVSPPAFAAGSADGRSARWQTHREDRRRELIKSARRAVHALGSDASMEEIAAAAGTSKSVFYRYFGDKAGLQQAVGEVVLSQMQQRIREAAQSAQTPRQGLFAMVSAYLQMAETSPNVYSFVTRYSPADADTSQNAAAISGALGHFFESIGEMIATPMRTHLGDGKEAVIGYWPMAAIGLVRNAGEQWLSTPASDSKPDQEAMARQITAWLCVGIAPELDQSKSP, encoded by the coding sequence GTGAACAAGCTCCTACCCGTGTCCCCTCCGGCCTTTGCCGCTGGCAGTGCCGACGGCCGTTCGGCCCGTTGGCAGACCCACCGCGAGGACCGCCGCCGTGAACTCATCAAGTCTGCGCGGCGGGCTGTGCATGCGCTGGGAAGCGACGCTTCCATGGAGGAAATTGCGGCAGCCGCAGGAACGTCCAAGTCAGTCTTTTATCGCTACTTCGGGGATAAGGCGGGCCTTCAGCAGGCCGTGGGCGAAGTGGTCCTGAGCCAGATGCAGCAGCGGATCCGGGAAGCTGCCCAGAGTGCCCAGACCCCGCGCCAGGGCCTGTTCGCCATGGTTTCCGCCTATCTCCAGATGGCTGAGACAAGCCCGAATGTCTACAGCTTCGTGACCCGTTACTCCCCCGCTGACGCAGACACTTCGCAAAATGCAGCGGCAATCTCAGGCGCGCTGGGCCACTTCTTCGAGTCCATCGGAGAAATGATCGCCACTCCGATGCGGACGCATCTTGGGGACGGCAAGGAAGCCGTGATCGGATATTGGCCCATGGCTGCCATTGGGCTTGTCCGCAATGCCGGTGAGCAATGGTTGAGCACACCGGCTTCAGACTCCAAGCCGGACCAGGAAGCCATGGCACGCCAGATCACCGCCTGGCTGTGTGTGGGGATCGCGCCGGAGCTGGACCAGTCAAAATCACCGTAG
- a CDS encoding acetyl-CoA C-acetyltransferase translates to MSVDGQSATGPQDFSTPASPGAGVTLRDAVIVGGNRIPFARSGGAYTKSSNQDMLTAALEGLIARFGLQDERIGEVAAGAVLKHSRDFNLTREAVLGSSLSAETPAYDVQQACATGLETVLGLANKIKLGQIDSAIAGGVDSASDAPIAVSEGLRAVLLDLSRAKTLPQRLQAFSRLRPKDLAPDAPSTGEPRTGLSMGEHQALTTAQWNITREAQDEIALNSHRNLAAAYGAGFFDDLLTPYRGLARDSNLRPDTTLEKLASLKPVFGKNLGAEATMTAGNSTPLTDGASTVLLASAEWADAHDLPKLAKVVDGEAAAVDFVHGKDGLLMAPAFAVPRLLARRGLTLDDFDFFEIHEAFAGTVLSTLAAWEDEEFGKTRLGLDGAFGSVDRSKLNVNGSSLAVGHPFAATGGRIAASLAKMLHEKGTVNGRPARGLISVCAAGGQGVVAILEAL, encoded by the coding sequence ATGTCCGTCGATGGACAATCCGCAACCGGACCACAGGATTTCAGCACCCCGGCCTCCCCTGGAGCCGGCGTGACCCTTCGCGATGCCGTCATCGTGGGCGGCAACAGAATTCCGTTTGCCCGATCGGGAGGCGCCTACACCAAGTCCTCGAACCAGGACATGCTGACGGCCGCGCTGGAGGGTCTCATCGCCAGGTTCGGCCTCCAGGATGAGCGGATTGGCGAAGTCGCCGCCGGAGCCGTCCTGAAGCACTCCAGGGACTTCAACCTGACCCGCGAGGCTGTCCTCGGCTCCTCATTGTCTGCTGAAACGCCTGCCTACGACGTGCAGCAGGCCTGCGCAACCGGCCTGGAAACCGTCCTGGGCCTCGCCAACAAAATCAAGCTTGGCCAGATTGATTCCGCCATTGCCGGTGGCGTGGATTCTGCGTCAGACGCGCCCATTGCGGTCAGCGAGGGGTTGCGGGCCGTTCTCCTGGACCTCAGCCGCGCCAAGACCCTGCCGCAGCGCCTCCAAGCTTTTAGCCGGCTTCGCCCCAAGGACCTGGCCCCGGACGCGCCAAGCACCGGCGAACCCCGCACCGGCCTGTCAATGGGGGAACACCAGGCGCTGACGACAGCGCAGTGGAACATCACACGCGAGGCACAGGACGAGATCGCGCTGAACAGCCACCGCAACCTGGCGGCTGCCTACGGAGCCGGATTCTTTGACGACCTCCTGACCCCGTACCGGGGGCTGGCGCGGGATTCGAATCTGCGGCCGGATACGACGCTGGAGAAGCTGGCATCGCTGAAGCCTGTTTTCGGAAAGAACCTGGGTGCAGAAGCCACCATGACGGCGGGTAATTCCACCCCGTTGACGGACGGCGCATCGACTGTCCTGCTGGCATCTGCAGAATGGGCAGACGCCCATGACCTGCCCAAGCTGGCGAAGGTAGTGGACGGTGAAGCTGCCGCTGTGGATTTTGTCCACGGCAAGGACGGGCTCCTCATGGCTCCCGCCTTCGCCGTCCCGCGCCTGCTGGCACGCCGCGGACTGACCCTTGATGATTTTGATTTCTTTGAAATCCACGAAGCCTTTGCCGGTACCGTCCTCAGCACGCTTGCGGCGTGGGAGGACGAGGAGTTCGGCAAAACCAGGCTTGGGCTCGACGGGGCGTTTGGCAGTGTCGACCGCAGCAAACTCAACGTCAACGGGTCCTCGCTCGCCGTTGGACACCCCTTTGCCGCTACGGGCGGCCGCATCGCTGCCTCGCTCGCAAAGATGCTGCACGAGAAAGGGACGGTAAACGGCCGGCCTGCCCGCGGGCTCATCTCGGTCTGCGCCGCCGGCGGCCAGGGCGTCGTTGCCATTCTCGAAGCGCTGTAA
- the glgA gene encoding glycogen synthase: protein MRIDIVTKEFPPEIYGGAGVHVAELSRVLSKHVDLQVRAFGAPRDADYHGAGVTSYTVPEDLGSANAAVQTLGVDLRIVPDIEGADVVHSHTWYANMAGHLASLLHGIPHVLSAHSLEPLRPWKAEQLGGGYALSSWVEKTAYEAAAAIIAVSEGMRQDILRSYPDVDPAKVRVVHNGIDVDQWHRDEGEDAVRALGIDPEKPSVVFVGRNTRQKGVPYLLRAAAKLPADVQLVLCLGAADTPELAAETARLIEELQSQRTGVVLIERMLPRKELIQVLSHATAFACPSIYEPLGIVNLEAMACGAAVVASATGGIPEVVKHGETGLLVDIEQVTDGTGTPLDPEKFVTEFAAALIEVVSDPERARAMGQAGRRRAEEHFSWESITETTLEVYRSVLN, encoded by the coding sequence GTGCGAATAGACATTGTGACTAAAGAGTTCCCGCCGGAGATCTACGGTGGCGCCGGAGTCCACGTGGCCGAATTGAGCAGGGTGCTGAGTAAGCACGTTGACCTGCAGGTTCGTGCTTTCGGGGCGCCCCGCGATGCCGACTACCACGGTGCCGGGGTGACATCCTATACCGTGCCCGAGGACCTTGGATCCGCTAACGCAGCGGTCCAGACGCTCGGGGTGGATCTGCGGATCGTTCCCGACATCGAGGGCGCAGACGTCGTCCATTCCCACACCTGGTACGCCAACATGGCAGGGCATCTGGCGTCCCTGCTGCATGGCATCCCGCATGTGCTCAGCGCGCACAGCCTTGAACCCTTGAGGCCGTGGAAGGCTGAGCAGCTCGGCGGCGGTTACGCACTGTCTTCCTGGGTGGAAAAGACCGCCTATGAGGCCGCTGCAGCCATCATCGCCGTTTCCGAAGGCATGCGCCAGGACATCCTGCGCAGCTACCCGGATGTTGACCCTGCCAAGGTGCGTGTGGTCCACAACGGCATCGACGTCGACCAGTGGCACCGTGATGAAGGCGAAGACGCCGTTCGCGCCCTGGGCATCGATCCTGAGAAGCCCAGCGTGGTCTTTGTGGGGCGCAACACCCGCCAAAAGGGCGTGCCGTACCTGCTGCGCGCCGCGGCCAAGCTTCCGGCCGATGTTCAGCTGGTGCTGTGCCTCGGGGCGGCGGATACCCCTGAACTCGCCGCCGAGACGGCGCGCCTGATTGAGGAGCTCCAGAGCCAGCGGACAGGTGTGGTCCTCATCGAGCGGATGCTGCCGCGCAAGGAGCTCATCCAGGTTCTGAGCCATGCCACCGCCTTTGCCTGCCCCTCGATCTATGAACCCCTGGGCATCGTGAACCTTGAGGCGATGGCCTGCGGGGCCGCTGTTGTAGCCAGCGCCACGGGAGGGATCCCGGAGGTGGTCAAGCACGGCGAAACTGGCCTGCTGGTTGACATCGAACAGGTCACCGATGGCACGGGCACACCCTTGGATCCGGAGAAGTTCGTCACGGAATTCGCCGCAGCACTCATTGAGGTTGTGTCCGATCCCGAGCGTGCCCGGGCCATGGGACAGGCCGGCCGCCGCCGTGCCGAAGAGCATTTCTCCTGGGAGTCCATCACCGAAACAACCCTTGAGGTATACCGTTCAGTCCTGAACTGA
- a CDS encoding FUSC family protein has product MAAGLAFLVAPLMPGAAADYPYYAPLGALVAMYHNVAGSVKQGLQTLIGLAMGIGLAFLLVNITDPSPLSVAILMGIGVLLGGLPRIGSGSDWIPTAALLVLLVGGSNPDDFSFGYLLQMGAGVAVGIAVNFLVFPPLHFDAAAASLDELRAALGKQLTDMGSALTESWPPEHEDWSRRSDELASAARTVRHLVREADMSRRANPRRKLHPRDVDLDYRNLRELERVTFHIQDMTDVLSDVIWEEDAPYAVPPEDSRPLADALTATGMLLSSFREGDPELQAERFAAAESAVEACVEATSGNAPEAGTVPASESILLSLHRILRAVRPAS; this is encoded by the coding sequence ATGGCTGCCGGCCTCGCTTTTCTCGTCGCTCCCCTCATGCCCGGGGCGGCGGCGGACTACCCCTACTACGCGCCGCTGGGGGCTCTGGTGGCGATGTATCACAATGTGGCTGGCTCGGTGAAGCAGGGCCTGCAAACCCTGATCGGGTTGGCCATGGGAATCGGGCTGGCTTTCCTCCTGGTCAACATCACGGACCCCTCGCCGCTTTCGGTGGCCATCTTAATGGGTATTGGAGTGCTCCTGGGCGGACTTCCCCGGATCGGATCCGGCAGCGACTGGATTCCGACGGCGGCCCTGCTGGTTCTGCTGGTGGGCGGCAGCAATCCTGACGACTTTTCCTTCGGATACCTTCTCCAAATGGGCGCCGGAGTAGCCGTTGGCATCGCCGTCAACTTCCTGGTCTTTCCACCCCTGCATTTTGACGCTGCAGCGGCGAGCCTTGACGAACTCCGTGCCGCCCTGGGCAAGCAGTTGACTGACATGGGATCGGCACTTACTGAAAGCTGGCCGCCCGAACATGAGGACTGGTCCCGACGCTCGGATGAACTGGCCTCAGCTGCCCGTACCGTCCGCCACCTGGTCCGGGAGGCTGACATGAGCCGGCGGGCCAACCCGCGCCGAAAGCTGCATCCGCGCGACGTGGACCTTGACTACCGCAACCTGCGCGAGCTTGAGCGTGTGACATTCCATATCCAGGACATGACCGATGTCCTGTCCGACGTGATCTGGGAGGAGGACGCGCCGTATGCAGTTCCTCCGGAGGACAGCCGCCCCCTGGCCGATGCCCTGACTGCCACGGGCATGTTGCTTTCCTCGTTCCGTGAGGGCGATCCTGAACTCCAGGCGGAGCGCTTCGCGGCGGCGGAATCGGCGGTGGAAGCCTGCGTGGAGGCGACATCGGGAAATGCCCCGGAGGCCGGCACTGTGCCCGCCTCCGAGTCCATCCTCCTGAGCCTGCACCGGATTCTCCGGGCCGTGCGTCCGGCGTCTTAG
- a CDS encoding serine hydrolase domain-containing protein codes for MQISHGFAAPGYEDVLDLFGSFLADDPLYSAQVAAYRNGIKVLDLAGGPEISADTLTGTYSCSKGVAAVVISLLVQDGLLDLDRTVAHYWPEFGVHGKERLLVRAALSHQAGLMGVEGGFALDEFTTPLAAARLAAAQPEWTPGSCFGYHALTIGILMEELCRRVAGDTLQNLYDRRIRKPSGVDFFLGLPEELEERYRDVLYDVDARQPWVDPLSLEGLNSNAPVSTIMELPNHRTIRAAGMSAAGGVGSAEGMARLYAATTTGVDGEPPLLTPGTIGVMTQEQVWGLDRSSGLDNAFAVVFMKPHPSRNFGSHRAFGHEGANAALGFADPAYGLGFGYVPRRAEDGRTPGKAHRLAAAVRQAASALS; via the coding sequence ATGCAGATTTCACACGGCTTTGCCGCGCCCGGGTATGAGGACGTCCTGGATCTTTTCGGGTCCTTCCTGGCTGACGACCCGCTGTACAGCGCCCAGGTGGCGGCGTACCGGAACGGCATCAAGGTGCTGGACCTGGCAGGCGGCCCGGAGATCAGTGCCGATACCCTGACAGGCACCTACTCCTGTTCCAAGGGCGTCGCTGCCGTGGTGATATCCCTGCTGGTCCAGGACGGACTGCTGGATTTGGACCGCACCGTGGCCCATTACTGGCCGGAGTTCGGGGTTCACGGCAAGGAGCGGCTCCTGGTGCGTGCGGCCCTGTCACACCAGGCCGGCCTGATGGGCGTTGAAGGCGGCTTTGCCCTGGACGAATTCACTACTCCGTTGGCTGCCGCCCGATTGGCTGCGGCCCAACCGGAATGGACCCCGGGCAGCTGCTTTGGCTACCACGCCCTGACCATCGGGATCCTGATGGAAGAGCTGTGCAGGCGGGTCGCCGGGGACACCCTGCAAAACCTCTATGACCGCCGCATCAGGAAGCCCTCCGGGGTGGACTTCTTCCTGGGACTGCCCGAAGAGTTGGAGGAGCGCTACCGGGATGTTCTCTACGACGTTGACGCCCGGCAGCCGTGGGTGGACCCGCTCAGCCTGGAAGGACTTAACAGCAACGCCCCGGTCAGCACCATCATGGAGCTTCCCAACCACCGCACCATCCGGGCCGCCGGCATGAGCGCGGCCGGTGGAGTCGGATCTGCCGAAGGGATGGCACGGCTGTACGCTGCAACTACAACGGGCGTGGATGGGGAGCCGCCCCTGCTTACTCCCGGGACGATCGGTGTGATGACGCAGGAACAGGTCTGGGGCCTGGACCGTTCCTCGGGACTGGATAACGCGTTCGCGGTGGTCTTTATGAAACCGCATCCCTCGCGGAATTTCGGGAGTCATCGTGCCTTTGGCCATGAAGGCGCCAATGCTGCCTTGGGTTTTGCCGACCCTGCCTACGGGCTTGGCTTTGGCTATGTTCCCCGGCGTGCGGAGGATGGGCGCACCCCCGGCAAGGCGCACCGCCTGGCCGCGGCGGTCCGGCAGGCTGCATCCGCCTTGTCCTAG
- a CDS encoding glutathione S-transferase family protein — MGKETQAAPASAGHSTTGAYVAEGAEFNRDTNYIEDRITRHGSSGSNGEPGWPVEPGRYRLIAARACPWANRAVIVRRLLGLEDAISLGQPGPTHDARSWTFDLDPGGVDPVLGIERLQSAYFTRFPGYPRGITVPALVDVASGAVVTNNFPQITLDFSTEWTEFHRPGAPRLYPEELRPEIDAVNKRVFTEVNNGVYRCGFAGSQKAYDAAYSRLWTALDWLEERLARQRYLVGETITEADVRLFTTLARFDAVYHGHFKCNRQKLSEMPALWAYARDLFQTPGFGDTIDFVQIKQHYYIVHEDINPTGIVPHGPDLTGWLKPHGRESLGGRPFGDGTPPGPVRPGEEIAAGHGAAA, encoded by the coding sequence ATGGGCAAGGAAACACAGGCCGCTCCAGCGTCCGCTGGCCACAGCACCACGGGTGCCTACGTAGCGGAGGGCGCCGAATTCAACCGCGACACCAACTACATTGAGGACCGGATCACGCGCCACGGTTCTTCCGGCAGCAACGGCGAGCCGGGCTGGCCGGTGGAACCTGGACGCTACCGGCTGATTGCCGCAAGGGCCTGTCCGTGGGCGAACAGGGCAGTTATTGTCCGGCGGCTCCTTGGCCTGGAGGACGCCATCTCCCTGGGCCAGCCGGGTCCCACGCACGACGCCCGGTCCTGGACCTTTGACCTGGACCCGGGTGGCGTGGACCCCGTGCTGGGGATTGAGCGGCTTCAAAGTGCTTATTTCACGAGGTTCCCAGGGTATCCGCGGGGCATCACCGTTCCGGCCTTAGTGGATGTTGCCAGCGGTGCGGTGGTAACGAACAACTTTCCCCAGATCACTTTGGACTTCTCCACTGAGTGGACCGAATTCCACCGGCCCGGCGCCCCCCGGCTTTATCCTGAGGAGCTTCGGCCCGAAATTGACGCCGTCAACAAACGCGTCTTTACCGAGGTGAACAACGGCGTCTACCGCTGCGGTTTTGCGGGTTCACAGAAGGCCTACGACGCCGCCTACTCTCGGCTTTGGACAGCCCTGGACTGGCTTGAAGAGCGCCTGGCAAGGCAGCGGTACCTGGTGGGAGAGACCATTACGGAGGCCGACGTGCGGCTGTTCACCACCCTGGCCAGGTTCGACGCTGTGTACCACGGCCATTTCAAATGCAACCGGCAGAAACTCAGCGAGATGCCCGCCCTGTGGGCATACGCGCGTGACCTGTTCCAGACTCCGGGCTTTGGTGACACGATCGATTTCGTCCAGATCAAGCAGCACTACTACATCGTCCACGAGGACATCAATCCCACCGGGATCGTTCCGCACGGCCCCGACCTGACGGGCTGGCTCAAGCCCCATGGCAGGGAGTCACTGGGTGGGCGCCCGTTTGGCGACGGTACTCCCCCGGGACCCGTCCGGCCTGGCGAAGAGATCGCTGCGGGGCACGGCGCCGCAGCTTGA